One genomic region from Fictibacillus marinisediminis encodes:
- the spoIVB gene encoding SpoIVB peptidase, whose product MVKDKLRRILGVILLGCLVGIGFLEPVQDYVGLPSALKVFKGQDRIVSNLPAGTEVASANGTNVIFSIGKSSGGHSFSVNAHEDGDSVVTLEAGGFPVKKMGISVLPELKVVPGGQSIGVKLNTLGVLVVGHHLVDTKKGQRSPGEIADIQVGDIITKINGESIAKMGDVAPFVRKAGKSGGMLDVTVIRNKKTYHRTLQPLQDKHDLSYRIGLYIRDSAAGVGTLTFFHPQSHKYGALGHVISDMDTKQPIVVNKGEILKSTVTSIEKGSNGHPGEKLARFSDENESIGSISRNSPFGIFGKLNDGLSNGRWDKPLPVAFSDEVKEGPAKILTVVNGTKVQAFQVEVVSSVPQKFPATKGMVIKITDPKLLKTTGGIVQGMSGSPIIQNGKLIGAVTHVFVNDPTSGYGVHIEWMLDEAGINIYGKQKQKAS is encoded by the coding sequence ATGGTTAAAGATAAATTAAGGCGGATTTTAGGTGTGATTCTCCTTGGTTGCCTGGTGGGAATTGGTTTCCTTGAGCCGGTCCAGGATTATGTAGGCCTGCCTTCAGCCCTAAAGGTGTTTAAAGGTCAGGATCGTATCGTTTCCAACCTTCCTGCGGGAACTGAGGTTGCTTCAGCAAATGGAACAAATGTAATCTTTTCAATAGGCAAATCGAGTGGCGGACACTCATTTTCAGTCAATGCTCATGAGGATGGTGATTCTGTGGTCACGCTCGAAGCAGGCGGCTTTCCGGTGAAAAAAATGGGGATAAGTGTATTGCCGGAATTGAAAGTGGTGCCAGGGGGGCAATCAATCGGGGTTAAATTGAATACCTTAGGTGTTTTGGTCGTAGGCCATCATCTTGTAGATACTAAAAAAGGACAAAGATCACCTGGTGAAATCGCAGATATACAAGTTGGTGATATTATTACTAAAATCAACGGTGAAAGCATTGCAAAAATGGGAGATGTTGCCCCATTTGTAAGAAAAGCAGGTAAATCAGGCGGCATGCTGGATGTAACAGTGATCAGAAACAAAAAAACGTACCATCGAACATTACAGCCGCTCCAGGATAAGCACGACTTGTCTTATCGTATCGGGTTATATATCAGAGATTCTGCCGCAGGAGTCGGAACACTGACGTTCTTTCATCCTCAGTCACATAAGTATGGAGCACTTGGCCATGTGATCTCAGATATGGATACGAAGCAGCCGATAGTCGTGAACAAAGGAGAAATTTTAAAATCAACCGTTACTTCTATCGAAAAAGGAAGCAATGGTCATCCTGGCGAGAAATTAGCGCGTTTTTCCGACGAAAATGAAAGCATTGGAAGTATTTCGAGAAACAGTCCATTCGGTATATTTGGAAAGCTGAATGACGGTTTATCAAACGGACGGTGGGATAAACCCCTGCCGGTTGCTTTCTCTGATGAAGTAAAAGAAGGACCCGCCAAGATCCTGACGGTCGTTAACGGAACGAAAGTGCAGGCATTCCAAGTGGAAGTTGTCAGTTCAGTTCCTCAAAAGTTCCCTGCAACAAAAGGAATGGTCATAAAAATTACCGATCCGAAGCTCTTGAAAACAACAGGCGGAATCGTTCAGGGGATGAGTGGGAGCCCGATCATCCAGAACGGAAAGCTCATTGGTGCGGTTACTCATGTGTTTGTAAATGATCCGACTTCAGGGTATGGTGTTCATATTGAATGGATGCTGGATGAAGCAGGAATTAATATATATGGAAAACAAAAGCAGAAGGCGAGTTAA